A genome region from Setaria italica strain Yugu1 chromosome III, Setaria_italica_v2.0, whole genome shotgun sequence includes the following:
- the LOC101760920 gene encoding glutaredoxin-C7-like, with protein MQGGGGVSCAVAGEAAAPRSRRRLGLTIDLAGDVEAPAERVGRLVRESPVVIFARRGCCMCHVMRRLLAAVGAHATVIEVEEAAEEEAAASAAAAAAVPALFVGGAPVGGLDGLMGLHLSGLLVPRLREVGALCG; from the coding sequence AtgcaggggggcggcggcgtgagcTGCGCGGttgccggcgaggcggcggcgccccggtcCCGGCGCCGGCTGGGCCTGACCATCGACCTGGCGGGCGACGTGGAGGCCCCCGCAGAGCGCGTCGGTCGGCTGGTCCGCGAGAGCCCCGTGGTGATCTTCGCCCGGCGCGGGTGCTGCATGTGCCACGTGATGCGGCGGCTGCTGGCGGCCGTGGGCGCGCACGCGACGGTgatcgaggtggaggaggccgccgaggaggaagccgcggcgtcggcggccgccgccgccgccgtgccggcgcTGTTCGTGGGCGGCGCGCCCGTGGGCGGGCTGGACGGGCTCATGGGGCTCCACCTCAGCGGCCTCctcgtcccgcgcctccgcgagGTTGGCGCGCTCTGCGGCTAG
- the LOC101761325 gene encoding zinc transporter 7: MALAGLRRHAGQFLSTSNELMAASLSTATCAEEMQKAEGGGCRDDAVALRLKEVAMAAILVAGVLGVGLPLAGRKRRALRTDSSAFRAAKAFAAGVILATGFVHMLHDAQHALSSPCLPAAPWRRFPFPGFVAMAAALATLVLDFLATRFYETKHRDEAARVKAAAAATLAAASSASDEDITVVTVAEDDRKAPLLQTHCHGHSHGHGHNHGHGHELVQVEGREGDMSDHVRSVVVSQILEMGIVSHSVIIGLSLGVSRSPCTIRPLVAALSFHQFFEGFALGGCIAQAQFKNLSAVLMASFFAITTPAGIAAGAGLATFYNPNSPRALVVEGILDSVSAGILIYMSLVDLIAADFLGEKMTGSLRQQLVAYIALFLGALSMSSLAIWA; the protein is encoded by the exons ATGGCtctcgccggcctccgccggcaCGCCGGCCAGTTCCTCAGCACCAGCAATG AGCTTATGGCGGCGTCGCTGTCGACGGCGACCTGCGCGGAGGAGATGCAGAAGGCGGAGGGGGGCGGGTGCCGCGACGACGCGGTAGCGCTGCGGCTCAAGgaggtggccatggcggcgattctGGTGGCCGGGGTGCTCGGGGTGGGCCTGCCGCTCGCGGGCCGGAAGCGGCGCGCGCTGCGCACGGACAGCTCCGCGTTCCGGGCGGCCAAGGCGTTCGCGGCCGGGGTCATCCTTGCCACGGGGTTCGTCCACATGCTGCACGACGCCCAGCACGCGCTCTCCAGCCCCTGCCTCCCCGCCGCGCCCTGGCGCCGGTTCCCGTTCCCGGGGTtcgtcgccatggccgccgcgctcgccacgCTGGTGCTCGACTTCCTCGCCACCAGGTTCTACGAGACCAAGCACCGCGACGAGGCCGCGCGCGTcaaggcagccgccgccgccacgctcgccgcggcctcctccgcgAGCGACGAGGACATCACCGTGGTCACCGTCGCTGAGGACGACCGCAAGGCCCCGCTCTTGCAGACGCACTGCCACGGACACTCGCACGGGCACGGACACAACCACGGCCATGGGCACGAGCTGGTGCAAGTAGAGGGCCGCGAGGGGGATATGTCGGACCATGTCCGCTCTGTCGTCGTGTCGCAG ATACTGGAGATGGGGATTGTGTCTCACTCTGTGATCATCGGGTTGTCACTCGGAGTGTCACGGAGCCCATGCACAATCAGGCCACTTGTCGCAGCACTTTCATTCCACCAGTTCTTCGAGGGTTTTGCATTAGGCGGGTGCATCGCTCAG GCACAATTCAAGAACCTTTCAGCGGTTCTAATGGCATCCTTCTTTGCCATTACAACACCGGCAGGGATAGCTGCCGGGGCAGGCTTGGCCACGTTTTACAATCCAAATAGCCCGAGGGCTCTTGTGGTTGAGGGCATTCTTGACTCGGTGTCGGCCGGCATTCTCATATACATGTCTTTGGTGGATCTCATTGCGGCAGACTTCTTGGGTGAAAAGATGACTGGTTCGCTGCGACAGCAATTGGTGGCATACATCGCGCTATTCCTTGGTGCTCTCTCTATGTCATCGCTTGCAATATGGGCTTAA
- the LOC105913948 gene encoding LOW QUALITY PROTEIN: uncharacterized protein LOC105913948 (The sequence of the model RefSeq protein was modified relative to this genomic sequence to represent the inferred CDS: deleted 4 bases in 2 codons), with amino-acid sequence MVTELLYSGRRGGAASRMRFLKKEQLLPRLLTPMAGSDDRLCQLKAFDDTNAGRAVEGLVDARRRRPAHLPPPARPPRRPCPCNPCRGPRCRCGYYSRDPARRVRYRSNFDLFQTPAASWRDTLLLEMPAREEDILPAAGVQGRRHGVHEAGAVAWAPTSWSCCPRPWTSMRGTWSTTPSTWTGTAWRQGGGLPLQDDRAPPPRPGRTGPPSLRCRRYSSVTAAEFLGYYNSTRTRPQGHRRRSALARFRLLSSDPHPR; translated from the exons ATGGTGACTGAGCTTCTGTATTCAggtcggcgaggcggcgcggcctCACGGATGAGATTTCTAAAAAAAGAGCAACTACTGCCGCGCCTACTCACCCCAATGGCCGGCTCCGACGACCGCCTGTGCCAGCTCAAGGCCTTCGATGACACCAATGCCGGC CGAGCCGTCGAGGGCCTAGTCGACGcg cgtcgccgccgtcccgcccaTCTTCCACCACCCGCCCGACCCCCAcgccgcccctgcccctgcAATCCCTGTCGTGGACCTCGCTGTCGCTGCGGCTACTACAGCAGGGACCCGGCGAGGCGCGTCAGGTACCGGAGCAACTTCGACCTCTTCCAGACGCCCGCGGCCAGCTGGCGCGACACGCTCTTGTTGGAGATgccggcgcgggaggaggacatcctaccggcggccggcgtgcAGGGGCGCCGTCACGGAGTACACGAGGCAGGTGCCGTGGCCTGGGCGCCCACCTCCTGGAGCTGCTGTCCGAGGCCCTGGACCTCGATGCGGGGTACCTGGAGCACGACGCCGTCAACCTGGACGGGGACGGCATGGCGCCAGGGCGGTGGCCTGCCTCTTCAGGACGAccgcgcaccgccgcctcgACCAGGGCGTACGGGCCCACCGTCACTCCGCTGCCGGAGGTACAGCAGCGTCACGGCGGCGGAGTTCCTCGGCTACTACAACTCTACAAGGACAAGGCCACAAGGGCATCGACGCCGATCTGCGCTGGCCCGCTTCAGGCTGCTCTCATCTGATCCACATCCACGATAG
- the LOC101761712 gene encoding NDR1/HIN1-like protein 6, giving the protein MADRVYPAAKPNPPPAAAAAANGGGAPASFPAPKPQMYQRPIYRPQAPAKRRRGRSCRCSFCCCFCWALLVVILLALVAAAAGGAFYLLYRPQHPSFTVSSVRLTALNLTSSATAPVLSDAITLTVTARNPNKKIVYVYGDFTLSAATSANALPLGSGTVPGFTHAAGNTTVLTATIASTAATVDPTAAGDVKKSGGFSVVLDADTTAGARVGSIKTKKIGIQVHCEGIKVTPPPPPPPAPKKAKGSKNSTVALAPAPAPSDADATTTGATTVSTAAHSCKVRVRVKIWKWTF; this is encoded by the coding sequence ATGGCCGACCGCGTCTACCCCGCCGCCAAGCCCAAcccgcccccggcggcggccgcggctgccaacggcggcggcgcgccggcgtcgTTCCCGGCGCCCAAGCCGCAGATGTACCAGCGGCCCATCTACCGGCCGCAGGCCCCGGCcaagcgccggcgcgggcggtcCTGCCGGTgcagcttctgctgctgcttctgctgggCGCTGCTGGTGGTGATCCTCctggcgctcgtcgccgccgcggcgggcggcgccttCTACCTCCTGTACCGCCCGCAGCACCCTTCCTTCACCGTCTCCTCCGTCCGCCTCACCGCGCTCAACCtcacctcctccgccaccgcgcccGTGCTCAGCGACGCCATCACGCTCACCGTCACCGCCAGGAACCCCAACAAGAAGATCGTCTACGTCTACGGCGACTTCACCCTCTCCGCGGCCACCTCCGCCAACGCCCTCCCGCTGGGCAGCGGCACGGTGCCCGGGTTCACGCACGCCGCCGGCAACACCACGGTGCTCAccgccaccatcgcctccaCCGCGGCGACCGTggaccccaccgccgccggcgacgtgaAGAAGTCGGGCGGGTTCTCGGTGGTCCTGGACGCCGACACGACCGCCGGCGCCCGGGTGGGCAGCATCAAGACGAAGAAGATCGGCATCCAGGTGCACTGCGAGGGCATCAAGGtgaccccgccgcccccgcccccgccggcgccgaagAAGGCCAAGGGCAGCAAGAACAGCACCGTCGccctcgcgccggcgccggccccgtccGACGCCGACGCGACGACGACGGGCGCGACGACGGTGAGCACCGCGGCGCACTCGTGCAAGGTCAGAGTCCGCGTCAAGATCTGGAAGTGGACTTTCTAG
- the LOC101762129 gene encoding probable beta-1,3-galactosyltransferase 12, with the protein MPLHHPKHRHHDDDLLPYRRSDDEAKPRRPYTPTFPSSSPGSANRLLVLFAATCLILAAASFAFAVSASRGRPPPPQPPPAVAFRCGPAEDSLRSFLASSSSGRNYSAGDREKVLAVVGVHTEHGSAARRAALRATWFPPNPEGIVSLEHGTGLTFRFVTGRPKDKQKMEDLQKEADMHHDFLFIDADEDTKPPQKMLAFFKAAYHMFDAEFYVKADDDIYLRADRLAALLAKERPQHRTYVGCMKKGPVVNDPNMKWYESSWELLGNEYFVHASGSLYALSSEVVEAVATAKSESLRMFDYEDVTIGAWMLTMNVKHEDNRAMCDPTCTPTSIAVWDKKCSGSCNITDKIQQLHNTTLCSKSPTLPPEVEEEE; encoded by the exons ATGCCGCTCCACCACCCCAAGCACCGCCACCACGACGACGACCTCCTCCCCTACCGCCGCTCCGACGACGAGGccaagccgcgccgcccctaCACCCCCActttcccctcctcctccccgggcTCCGCCAACCGCCTGCTCGTCCTCTTCGCCGCGACCTGCctcatcctcgccgccgcctccttcgcctTCGCCGTCTCCGCCAGCCGtggccgcccgcccccgccgcagccgcctccCGCCGTCGCCTTCCGCTGCGGCCCCGCCGAGGACTCGCTCCGATCCTTCCTAGCGTCCTCCTCGTCTGGCCGCAACTACTCCGCTGGCGACAGGGAGAAGGTGCTCGCCGTCGTGGGCGTCCACACCGAGCACGGAtccgccgcacgccgcgccgcgctgcggGCCACCTGGTTCCCGCCCAACCCCGAAGGCATCGTAAG TTTGGAACATGGAACTGGTTTAACTTTTAGGTTTGTGACTGGGCGGCCCAAGGACAAACAAAAAATGGAAGATCTTCAGAAAGAGGCAGACATGCATCATGACTTCTTGTTTATTGATGCTGATGAGGATACAAAGCCGCCACAGAAGAT GTTAGCATTTTTCAAAGCAGCTTATCATATGTTTGACGCAGAATTCTATGTTAAAGCTGATGATGATATCTATCTGCGCGCAG ATAGACTTGCTGCTCTTCTTGCAAAAGAAAGACCTCAGCACCGGACTTACGTTGGTTGCATGAAGAAGGGACCAGTGGTCAATGATCCGAATATGAAATG GTATGAAAGTTCATGGGAGTTGTTAGGTAATGAGTACTTTGTGCACGCATCTGGTTCGCTGTATGCTCTTTCTTCTGAGGTGGTTGAAGCTGTAGCGACTGCAAAGAGTGAAAG CTTAAGGATGTTTGATTATGAAGACGTTACCATTGGCGCATGGATGCTTACCATGAATGTAAAGCATGAAGACAACCGTGCAATGTGTGATCCAACATGCACACCCACCTCCATTGCTGTGTGGGATAAGAAATGTTCAG GTTCGTGTAACATCACTGACAAAATACAGCAGCTTCACAACACCACTTTGTGCTCAAAAAGCCCAACATTGCCGCCTGAGGTCGAGGAGGAAGAGTAG